tatggcaatagttttttAGACTTTATGTACGATCatcttgttaatttttattacctatATGTTTCCTTCAGATTAGTgagccataaaattattaaaaaaaaaaaatattcagatTAGTGCCTGTGTTGTGTGTACACTACTTTAGTGTTGCCAACTTAGGGATTTTCCACACAAATTAAGGGACATCAATATGTCCAGggagttttttgttaatagatagttaatataatagtgaatagtgaatataaaaatagtttttttaacctATAAACTCCAAACGTAGCTTTAACAGAAATATGAAACAGGTTCATTTCATGTtacttgtatgtatttttaaagcatttttgaattttactcTTACACTCAATCAATATTTTGGTCAGGGGAACAGAAGGAGCTGGCATCACTGTGTCAAACATGTCGTCGCTTACTCCAAACTACGTAACAATATCAAAGTCTAATTAATGACGATTACCGATAATGTTATCGTTTTTCTCTAAGCTTTCATTAAACAACTCGCAGAAGCTGCCCGTGGAAGTCGCTAAACCCGCTTATATGGACAAAAGTGCATCGTTGCAGGAACTTGGCTACAAGGACAATAATGATTTGAGagaaactatttatggtttgtTTTTTCGCCCTAAACTGTTTTTGTGtagttttttgtgttttttaataagtgtTGTGGTGTTTTAGACTTTTTGCGGACGATCCGGGATCCCGAAAAGCCCAGTACTTTGGAGGACCTTAAAGTTGTCTATGAGGAAGGGATCTTTATTAAGGAACCTACGGAAGACAATGTTCCCGTTTTAAGGGTTGAGTTCAATCCTACTGTGCCTCATTGTTCATTAGCTACTTTAATTGGACTGTGCATTAGAATAAAGATACAGAGATCTCTTCATCATCCAGCAAAGctagatatttatattaaaaaaggtgCACATACTACAGAAGATGAAAGtaagttagtttttatttatcattatgaaTATGGAGCTGAACacaatcaattatttatgtgtttgATCCATACagtataatattcaaattttatataaatataattatttacatttacattctaaataagtataatacaTTGTGTTGGTATATAACTAGTAGGTTTGGTTTTATCCATCTAAATGGATATTAACtgcaaattaatatttagccctatttttaataagctaCTCACTGATGTATAGATAAATGTGACCTTCAGTCACTATAATATGGTACATTATGACCAACATTAAAGGTTATCAGCTGATAATATTTAGTGTTTATCAATGAATCAATCTATTGAAAGCCTGAGATAGCATATACTTCTGGATTTGTAGACTAAAAAAGTCTTATTTTTGATATTCTTTTAACGACTGTCTTTTAGCTAGCTTTATGAGTTTCCACTGCTATTACTACAAGCTTTTAACTGTATTAGACCTGAATTACTTATCATATCTAAAATATGATGATCAGATTGTAAACCCTATTGGCATTACTACTATActtatgtttgtaaatatctACTAAAGCTATCCTACATGGTTTTCTTAGCTTCACTGTGGTCATAGCATGATGTTATAGTATAGCTTTGATAGACTATCCaatgaaaaacataaaaaaacttaatctcACAGTTCCtgaaatatatcttaaatttgtccatttaaacaattattttgccagaattttaaaattaatcaattattgttaattcatTGCAAACCAAAAATGAACTCTttctttgttatatattagTGTAAGTCTATAATTGTTAAGAACATGGGGTTTAATCTGGtgtactttattaataataaaatagctatcattttattcattatctATCTCTAAGTAATTATAtaaggtatataaataatagttattaaaagGTTGAGTTGTAAGTTCACATTACTgctatattacaattttaataggtttattatggtttatagaatatttatgaTCTACCcatattaacagtatttcctagttttttacattgtaaataattaagagatttacacaatttttaacTACACCTTAACATTTCCTGGGCTTCATTAGTCCAGTTTAGATTTAGATATATCAGCTCTATGTGACAGtttgttatgttatgtatgtgttatgttatgtatatatatatgatgaaAGAACTGCTTAAAAAGATGTTGAAAAGGCACTTAAGTGTAGTGTCTAGTATGCAATGTAATACATATGTCACATAATGTGATGTCTTGATATTTAAACACatgaatgttttttattatgtattatttctaataatgctgcatacatatttttcctaccttaataatgataaaaatactcTTGAAAGATTCTACTTAAACACTAATAatcttatcaaataaatattgcttATCTAAGATAAATTTACTCTTTACAGTCAACAAGCAGATCAATGACAAGGAAAGAATTGCTGCTGCAATGGAGAATCCTAATCTGCGGAACCTTGTAGAGAGTTGCATTGCTGATGAAGAATAGTTATTCCTAACTATAGTTCAATTTAACAATATGGCACCTGACGCGGCATTTTCAAATATAGGCGATAAGAATGAATTTACTAAGTTTACAAAATTTCTTGCATACAAAGGCGTGCAGGTCATCGTTGAATCAAGAAAAGGTGTTAAAATTGATGCAAATACAAAACAACAGTCAACTGACACGGACTGGTTCAATCTGCAAATACCAGACTCACCGGAAGTTAATCAAGCTACTAAAAATGCATTACCTTCAGATAAAATACTAGAAACTATTAGATCTCACTTAAATGTAGAAATATCAGTACAAACTGAGGATGGAGATGAAATGGTGCTTGAATTATGGACCTTGGGACTAGACGAAACACAATTTGATTCATCTTTAAAAGCAATGAACACTGTTTACTTTAGAATGGGAATCCTATTGAAATCCCTTATCACAATTACTAGAATCACTCCAGCATATCACTTATCCCGAAAGCAGCGAACAGAGTCGTTTACAATTTTCTACAGGGTTTATAGCGGTGATCCAAAGGTTAAGGCATTAGGCGagtcagttaaaaaaattcaagctGGAATGCTGAAAACACCACTTGGAGGATTAGGTTTCACTGTTTCATATAGAACAAACTTTTCTATTTCACCTAATAGGTCTGAAAagaataaaacacttttactCAAGAGTGACCACTTTGAATTGAGTCCAAAACATGTTATATttgaaacaaagaaaaaaaaggaaCCTTTATCTCCACAACCAATTGACTTAAACAAACCTCTTCGGCTCGCGGCATTCGTTGATGAATATCTCGTCGAGGAAGTAATAAAGGAGTTTTTCAAAAAGTTTCCAGTACCGAAATGTCGGGTACCAAAATTTGAAATGGTAGACGATGAAACAACAATTTGTAAAAGCACACAGGAGTTGGATATGAGTGTCATCTCAAAAAGCCCGACATCCCTTGAAATGCCACCTAAAAAGTTTCCAGGATTTAGAAGTGAAAATGAACCACCATTGAAATTGTTATGCTTTCCCTTTGCAGACAACCATCCAATACGCGAGCTGGCTGAATTTTACAAAGACTTTTTTAATGCGCCACATTTAAAG
This portion of the Pieris brassicae chromosome 6, ilPieBrab1.1, whole genome shotgun sequence genome encodes:
- the LOC123710565 gene encoding MIP18 family protein galla-1 isoform X2, whose translation is MLSFFSKLSLNNSQKLPVEVAKPAYMDKSASLQELGYKDNNDLRETIYDFLRTIRDPEKPSTLEDLKVVYEEGIFIKEPTEDNVPVLRVEFNPTVPHCSLATLIGLCIRIKIQRSLHHPAKLDIYIKKGAHTTEDEINKQINDKERIAAAMENPNLRNLVESCIADEE
- the LOC123710565 gene encoding autophagy-related protein 13 homolog isoform X1; translation: MAPDAAFSNIGDKNEFTKFTKFLAYKGVQVIVESRKGVKIDANTKQQSTDTDWFNLQIPDSPEVNQATKNALPSDKILETIRSHLNVEISVQTEDGDEMVLELWTLGLDETQFDSSLKAMNTVYFRMGILLKSLITITRITPAYHLSRKQRTESFTIFYRVYSGDPKVKALGESVKKIQAGMLKTPLGGLGFTVSYRTNFSISPNRSEKNKTLLLKSDHFELSPKHVIFETKKKKEPLSPQPIDLNKPLRLAAFVDEYLVEEVIKEFFKKFPVPKCRVPKFEMVDDETTICKSTQELDMSVISKSPTSLEMPPKKFPGFRSENEPPLKLLCFPFADNHPIRELAEFYKDFFNAPHLKLSDYDTAFKEKKFEMTTEDFSEDLLKHESSLIEFDQLVDDMCRSAEWSGN